GTTGGATATGGTACACTGGACAAAGGCCCAGCCAACATTCTTAGGGACTTGGTCCTCGGAGGCTACGATTTCAGCACGATTGACTACATGTCAAGTATCCAACTTGACATTGAAAACTTCGAGAAGAGTTTGATGGAGGGATGAAGCCGTGATACAAGTCAACGATCTAAATAAGATTGCGGTTGTTGGTGCGACGATAAATACTGATAAGTTCGGAAACATCATCGTGCGCAACCTGAAAAGTAAAGGCTACGATGTCGTTCCGGTAACACCGAAGTACGAGCAGGTCGAAGGGATTCCAACTGTGAAAGATGTTAGTGATCTACCGAAAGATGTGGACCTCATCGTTTTCGTCATTCCACCTGAGGTAGGTATCCTCGAGTTAGAAAAGGCTTATAAGGCCGGATTCAGGAAATTTTGGTTCCAGCCCGGTGCCGAATCGGATACGATCGTGGAACTTTCACGGAAACTTTCCGATGCGGAATTTTCGTTTGTCAGATGCATCATGGTTGAAACAAAAGCTCGACACAACGCTTGAGGTGATCTGATGGCGGAAATTCTTGAAAAGGTCCAAAAAGTTTTCGCGAACATCAAGGTTGAAGAGTTCATGACAAAAGACGTTATATACGTCAAACCAGATAGAACCGTTGCACAAGTCAAGGAAATATTGAGACTGAAACGTATCTCCGGTGTTCCCGTTGTGGACGATTCCGGAAAGGTTGTTGGGATCATAAGCATAGAGGATATCATCAAGTGCTTGGAGAACGGGAAATTGGGTGACAGGGTTGATGAACATATGACGAAAGATGTCGTGTGTATTAACGCGGACGCCACGTTGCAGGATGTCATAAAGTTCTTCGAACGATACAGGTACGGTCGATTCCCCGTGGTAAACACCGAAGGTAAGCTCGTTGGCATCGTGACGAAAAACGACATTTTGGCTGCCGTTGCGACGCGTTTAGGCCTTATCTATTTACACGACGAGCGCAGAAGCATGGTACTTGACTCGGACATGCTCAACAGATCCCTAATCACCGGAGAAGAGATAAACAAAAAGGGTGCTGATTTTTACTTTAGGATCGACTACTTCGATGTGAATTTGGCTGGAATTGGTGCCGCACAACTTAAAAAATTCTTGTTGAAAAAAGGTATCGACGAATCTATTGTCCGGAAGGTTGCCGTTGCCACGTACGAGGCGGAGGTAAACGTCGTCATCCACAGTGGAAGCGAAGGGGAGATATATTGCTTCATCGGTGACGACAAGATCACCGTGAGAGTCGAGGATTGGGGAAAAGGCATCGAAAACATAG
This region of Fervidobacterium thailandense genomic DNA includes:
- a CDS encoding CoA-binding protein, which translates into the protein MQVNDLNKIAVVGATINTDKFGNIIVRNLKSKGYDVVPVTPKYEQVEGIPTVKDVSDLPKDVDLIVFVIPPEVGILELEKAYKAGFRKFWFQPGAESDTIVELSRKLSDAEFSFVRCIMVETKARHNA
- a CDS encoding CBS domain-containing protein, which translates into the protein MAEILEKVQKVFANIKVEEFMTKDVIYVKPDRTVAQVKEILRLKRISGVPVVDDSGKVVGIISIEDIIKCLENGKLGDRVDEHMTKDVVCINADATLQDVIKFFERYRYGRFPVVNTEGKLVGIVTKNDILAAVATRLGLIYLHDERRSMVLDSDMLNRSLITGEEINKKGADFYFRIDYFDVNLAGIGAAQLKKFLLKKGIDESIVRKVAVATYEAEVNVVIHSGSEGEIYCFIGDDKITVRVEDWGKGIENIELAMKEGYSTAPDHVRELGFGAGMGLPNMKRFSDKMVILSEKGKGVVVEMVFYIISGRS